The Panicum virgatum strain AP13 chromosome 5K, P.virgatum_v5, whole genome shotgun sequence genome has a window encoding:
- the LOC120709788 gene encoding probable glutathione S-transferase GSTF1, with protein KWGRNHWPTYHTPPGKDISHQVLKLSTWQLRTGDRSHGAVAPVKVFGSAMSTNVARVLVCLEEVGVCYEVVDVNFAAGEHKGPEHLARNPFGQIPAFQDGELMLFDSRAISRHVLRKYKTAEVDLLRESNLQESALVDVWLEVEAHQYDPAISPIIYQHYLVPMRGGTPDQKLIGECIEKMKKVLGVYEARLSESKFLAGDFVSLADLSHFPYTVYFMRMPYASVLDSYPSVKAWWQELMSRPAVQRVVCQLPKE; from the exons AAATGGGGCCGCAACCATTGGCCGACCTACCACACGCCTCCAGGTAAAGACATCAGCCATCAGGTGCTGAAACTCTCGACTTGGCAGCTCAGGACAGGTGACAGGAGCCATGGCGCGGTGGCGCCAGTGAAGGTATTTGGGTCGGCGATGTCGACGAACGTAGCAAGAGTGCTGGTGTGCCTCGAGGAGGTCGGCGTCTGCTACGAGGTCGTCGACGTCAACTTTGCCGCTGGCGAGCACAAGGGCCCCGAGCACCTCGCGCGAAAC CCATTTGGACAGATTCCAGCCTTTCAGGATGGAGAGCTAATGCTCTTTG ATTCTCGGGCAATTTCAAGGCATGTGCTCCGCAAATACAAGACCGCCGAGGTGGACCTGCTAAGAGAAAGCAACCTCCAAGAGTCTGCGCTTGTCGATGTTTGGCTGGAGGTGGAGGCACACCAGTACGACCCTGCCATTTCTCCCATCATCTACCAGCACTATCTTGTGCCGATGCGAGGAGGAACTCCCGACCAGAAGCTCATCGGCGAATGCAtcgagaagatgaagaaagtGTTGGGCGTGTACGAGGCACGGCTATCCGAATCGAAGTTCCTGGCAGGGGACTTCGTCAGCCTAGCAGATCTCAGCCATTTCCCGTACACGGTctacttcatgaggatgccataTGCATCGGTCTTGGATTCCTACCCGAGTGTCAAGGCATGGTGGCAGGAACTGATGTCAAGGCCAGCAGTCCAGAGGGTCGTCTGCCAGCTGCCCAAGGAATGA